The following DNA comes from Janthinobacterium sp. TB1-E2.
CAAACCATGCAGGACCAGCCACAGTATGAAGACGTGGTGCGCGAAGTCATCGACTTCTTGCGCGCGCGCATCGACACGATGACGGCGGCCGGCATCGCCCGCGAACGCCTGTGCATCGATCCCGGCTTTGGCTTTGGCAAGACGGTGGAGCAGAACTATGCCTTGCTGCGCGCCACGCGCCAGCTGCGCAGCGAACTGGGCCTGCCTGTGCTGGCCGGGCTGTCGCGCAAGTCGATGATCGGCGCCGTCACGGGACGTCCCGTCGAGCAGCGCCTGGCCGGCAGCGTGGCCGGCGCGCTGGCTGCGGTAGCGCAAGGCGCGGAAATTATCCGTGTGCATGATGTCGCGGAAACCGCCGATGCACTGAAGGTCTGGCGCATGGCGCACTGACCCTGTAAGATTCATTATAAACAACAAAAAGAGAAAATTATGACGCGTAAATATTTTGGCACCGATGGCATCCGCGGTCTGGTGGGCACGGCTCCGATCACCCCCGATTTCGTCATGCGCCTCGGTTATGCAGCCGGCAAGGTGCTGGCCAAGTCGCAAGGCGGCAAGGCGCGCCCGACTGTGCTGATCGGCAAGGACACGCGCATTTCCGGCTACATGCTGGAAGCGGCGCTGGAAGCGGGCCTGTCGGCCGCCGGCGTGGACGTGATGCTGGCCGGCCCCATGCCGACCCCGGCGATTGCCTACCTGACGCGGGCGCTGCGCCTGGCGGCCGGTGTCGTCATTTCCGCCTCGCACAATCCGTATCATGACAACGGCATCAAGTTCTTTTCCGGCCAGGGCACCAAGCTGCCCGACAGCGTGGAACTGGAAATCGAGGCGGCGCTCGACGAACCCATGGCTTGCGTGCCATCGGACAAGCTGGGCCGCGCCAAACGCCTGGATGACGCCCAGGGCCGCTACATCGAATTTTGCAAGAGCACCTTCCCGAACGAACTGGACTTGCGTGGCCTGAAGATCGTCGTCGATTGCGCGCACGGCGCCGCCTACCATATCGCGCCGCACGTGTTCCATGAGCTGGGCGCGGAAGTCATCGCCATCGGCAACAAGCCCGACGGCTTCAATATCAATGCGGGCTTCGGCGCCACGGCGACCAAGGCCATGGCCGAAGCCGTCGTCGAGCACGGCGCGGACCTGGGCATCGCGCTCGATGGCGACGCCGACCGCCTGATCATGTGCGACGCCACGGGCCGTATGTACAACGGCGACGAGTTGTTGTACGTCATGGTCAAGGACCGCCTGGCGACGGGTCCCGTGGCCGGCGCCGTCGGCACGTTGATGACGAATATGGCGCTGGAAGTGCTGTTCAAGCAGCAGGGCATCGGCTTTGCGCGCGCCAAGGTGGGCGACCGCTACGTGCTGGAAGTCATGAAGGAAAAGGGCTGGATACTGGGCGGCGAAGGCTCGGGCCATTTGCTGTGCCTGGATCGCCACACGACGGGCGACGGCATCGTCTCCGCGCTGCAAGTGCTGTCCGCGCTCAAGCGCAGCGGCCAGAGCCTGCAGCAATGCCTGGCCGAACTGGTGCTGTTCCCGCAAACCCTGATCAACCTGCGTGTGGCGCCCGGTTTCGACTGGCAGAAAAATGCCGCCATGGTGGCCGAGAAAGAGCTGGTCGAGGCCGAACTGGGCGACACGGGCCGCGTGCTGATCCGCGCTTCGGGCACGGAACCGCTGATCCGCGTGATGGTGGAAGCGAAAGACAAGGAGAAGGCCGAGAGCATGGCGCGCCGCATCGCCGATAAAGTCGGCGCTTAAGGGGCGGGCACGGGGCAGGGACGATAGTTATTTCCATCTAATTCGTCTATGGCAATTGACGAAATTGGGTGGGGGCGTTATTATCTTGTCTTCGGAGTGTGGCGCAGCCCGGTAGCGCACCTGGTTTGGGACCAGGGGGTCCAAGGTTCGAATCCTTGTACTCCGACCAAAGTCATAAGCGGGCTGTCAGAAATGACAGCCCGTTTTCTATTTCGCGCTGGCATTTTATTGCTGGCGCGCATGGATTAAAATACTGCACCTTCCGCCCATCGTTCAACGGATAGGACAACGGTCTTCTAAACCGTGAATGGGGGTTCGATTCCCTCTGGGCGGACCAGTTCATGCTGGCCATGCATGCGACAGCCTGTCGCATTGCCATCACTCTTCATCTCTGTTCTTCGCTCGCCTGCAAGCCGTGTCACGGCTGCGCAAACAGCACCACGCTCAGCAAATACAACAGCGGCGCCGCGCACAGCAGCGCCGAGCATGCCGAAATGATTTTCCTGTTGGTCAGTCGTGCCAGGCGCAGCCGTTCCCGCACGGGCAGGTGCTGGCGGATCACGCTGCGCGCGCGTGGCTGAAACGGTTGTTCATGCATGAGTACTCCCTCGTCGGTCAGCAGTGGATGCCGTCGAGCATAGCGAGGGAAGTCTAAAGATGGTGTAAAAAGCGGTGCCTGCGCCGCAAGCGTGGTGTAAACAGGCCAAACAGGCCGCTGGCGTTGAGGGCGGCAGCGGACGCTGGTGCGCCGCTGCCGCAGATGACGCTTACTTTCCCTGGCGGCGGCGTGCCATGAAGCCCAGCAGACCCAGGCCGGCCAGCAGCATGGCATAGGTGCCAGGTTCCGGCACGGCTGAAATGAAGGCCCTGTAATTGCTCAGGTCCTTGGGCAGGCCTTCGATCGTGAAGGTGGTGCCGGCAGCCACGGGTGCGGCCCAGTGGAACACCAGTTCGCCCTGGCCGAAGTGGATGGCCAGGTAGTCATAGGCGGCCGCGCTCGTATACGAATTGACGCCGCCGCTCAAGCCTGCCGTGGTGCCGGCAGTGCAACCCGAGGTGGCGCTTTCGCAATACGAGACGGCGGTGCCCAGGCTGGTGCCGAACACGCCATTGATATAGCCCTGGATGTCCGAGGGGCTTTGTGGCACGAGATTGTCGTCATAATATTTCACCTGCAGTGCCGGAGATGGTGAATAAGTGACGGTGCTGCCGTCAATGACGAAACCGCTGGCCGGACCCACATCCACCCAGGTGGCGGCTTGGGCCGCACTTGCCAGTACGGTCATTGCGGCCAGCATGGATGCCTTGATGGCAATGCTCTTTACGCTTTTCATGAAAATCCCCTTGTGCTTGAGACAGTCGCTTCATAGTGTTGGGACGCGTCCCTACATACCGGGGAAGTCATCCCATTGCCCGTTTTTATCTATTTCTTGTGCGTAGAGAGTACGCAAATGCAAGCTTACTCTTGATATAAATTAATACAATTTAAATAATACTATTGGTTCAGTTGACAACATCGCATACGGCTATGTCTGCTTGTGTTATCGATAGACAACATGACGTTAGGAAACGGCGTGACAAGGCGCGCCAGCTTGTGCTAGCGGCGTCTCGGCTTATTTGGGAGGGGGGCGGCGGGTGCTTCAGTCGTTGTTGTTGCTGACGCCAAACAGGCGATCCTTGGCGTTGAGCAGCTTTTGTACCTTGGCGCCCATTTTCATCAGCTGCGCCATCGATTCGGGCGACAGGCGCTGCAAGTCGTCGAACCAGGTATTGGCCAGGTCGACCAGTTCATACATTTCGCGCATGCGTTCCTGCGCATATTGATCCACCGGTTCCGTGGCCGGTGCCAGCAGCGCTTCGCGCAGCACCGTCAGGGTGGGCGCCACTTCGCGGCGGCGGCGCTCGGCGGCCACCACACGGAAGATTTGCCACACATCGCCCAGCGAGGAAAAATACTCGCGCCGGTCGCCGGGAATGCGCGACTGGCGGATCAAGCCCCAGCCCTGCAATTCCTTCAGGCCGATGCTCACGTTCGAGCGTGAAAAACTCAGGTGCTCCGCGATTTCATCTGCGTGCAAAGGGTGCTCCGCGACAAATAACAAGGCGTACACTTGCCCTACCGTACGGTTAAAGCCCCAGCGGCTGCCCATCTCGCCGAAATGGCTGACAAAGGTCAGGATCAGCGGCGTCATTTGGATATGTTGAGTTTTCATAATTATCTGAATTTTTTCACGCCATACTGGTGGGGTCAATTGATATATGTCATGTTTCGCAGTATTATACAAAATATCGAATTTACAGAAAATTCTGAAAACTCAAGAAGTATAGAAGATGCCGACCACGTCCTTGTCCTTGCCCCGCTTTATTCTTCCCCGTGCCGCCAGCCTGGCGCAAGGCGGCGCCGCCTTGCTGTGGCTGCCGCAGGCGGCCTTGCTGGCCTGGGCCGTGCAAGCCATGCAAGACGGTGCACCCTGGCGCGCGGCCCTGTTGCCGGCCGTTGGCGTGCTGCTGCTGGGCGTGCTGCGCGCCGGCTGCGAAGCGTGGGGCGCGCGGCGCATGTATGCGGCGGCACGCGCACACCTGTCCACCTTGCGGGAACAGGTGGCGCAAGCGCTGGCGCAGCGCTCGCCGCTGGACCGCCAGCGCGCCCAGTCGGGCCAGGCGGCCAGCGTCATCGCCGAACAGGCCGAAGCCATCGTGCCGTATCTGGTGCGCTACAAACCCGCGCGCTGGAAAGTGATGCTCGTGCCGCTCGTGATCCTCGCCGTGGTGACGCCGCTGTCGTGGATCGCCGCCTTGATCCTGCTCATCGCCGCCCCCTTGATTCCCGTCTTCATGGCCCTCGTCGGCATGGGCGCGCAAGCGGCCAGCCGCGCGCAGATGGTGGAAATGGGCAGCATGAACGCCTTCCTGCTGGACCGCCTGCGCGGCCTGGCTACCTTGCGCGCGCTCGACGCCGTCGACGCCACGGCCGAACGGCTCGATGCCTCGTCGCAATCCGTGCGCCGGCGCACGATGGTGGTGCTGCGCATCGCCTTTTTGTCGTCGGCCGTGCTCGAGCTGTTTTCCGCGCTCGGTGTGGCCATGGTGGCGGCCTTCATCGGTTTCTCTCTGCTGGGCAGCATCAATTTCGGCACCTGGGGCCGCGAGCTGAGCTTGGGGCAGGGCTTGTTCATCCTGCTGCTGGCGCCCGCGTTCTTCGAACCGCTGCGCGAACTGGCCGCCGTCTGGCACGACAAAGCGGCCGGCGAAGCGGGCCTGGCCGGTTTGCACGACCTGGCTGCCGATGGCGTGCCTTTGCCTGGTTTTGGTGTGGAAGTGGCCGCCGTTTCCAGCGCCGCTATGGCCGTGGCGGCGGCGCCCGCCGTGGAACTCCGGCAATTGCGCTTTGCCCATCCCGGCGAAGCGCCCGTGTTCGACGGCTTCGACCTGACCGTGCGCGCCGGCGAACACATGGCCCTGCTGGGCGCCAGCGGCGCCGGCAAGACCACCTTGCTGTCCCTGCTGGCCGGCTTGCTGCCCGCCAGCGGCGGCGACATCCGCATCGGCGGCGTGCGCCTGACCGACAGCACGGTCAATACCTTGCGCCAGCGTATGGCCTGGATGGGCCAGCGCCCGCACGTGTTTGCCGCGTCCGTCAGTCAGAACGTGACCCTGGGCCGCGTTGGGGCGAACGCCGCGCAAGTGACGCAGGCGCTGCACCTGGCGGACTTGGCCAAGGTGGCGCAGGCGCATCCGGCCGTCATGCTCAGCGATGGCGGCCAGGGCTTGTCCGGCGGCGAAGCCGTGCGCCTGGCCTTGGCCCGCGTGGCCCTGCATCCGCATGCCGATTTGCTGCTGGTCGATGAACCGACTGCCCACCTGGACAGCGAAACGGCGGCGCGCGTGACGGACGCCCTGCTGGCACTGGCGAAAGGCAAGACGATGATCGTCGCCACGCACGACCCGGTGCTGGCTGGCCGCCTGCAGCGCACAGTGCAGGTCGATGCGCATGCCCAAGTGCAGGAGTTGCGCGCATGAAAACTTCACTCATATCGAACCCCGTCCTGCGGCAATTGCTGCTGGCCCAGCCCCGCAAGCTGATCGGGGGCGCCTTGCTGGCGGCCCTGACGGCGGTGGCCGGCATGGCCTTGCTGGGTTTGTCTGGCTGGTTTATCACGGCCACGTCGATTGCCGGCTTGCACGCTTCGACGGCCATCGTATTCGACGTCTTCGGCCCCTCGGCCGGCATCCGCCTGCTGGCCATCGGCCGCACAGGTTCGCGCTATGCGGAGCGGCTCGTCACGCACGACGCCACGTTCGCCGCGCTGGCCAGCATCCGCGTGCGCCTGTTCCGTGGCTGGTCGCGCCCGGAAGCGGCCAGCCGCTTGCTGCGCCAGCCCGCCAAGCTGCTGTTTCGCCTGACGGCCGATATCGACGCGCTTGAGTCGCTGTACTTGCGCCTGCTCGTGCCGGCCTTCACGGCCCTGTGCGTGGCCCTGCTGGCCGGCGTGGCGCTGGGCGTGATGCAGTGGCAGCTGGGCCTGGGCCTGGCCGTGTGGCTGCTGGCCGCCGGTGGCGGCGTCAGCTGGATCGTGGCGCGCGGCGCCCGCCGTCCCGCCATCGTGCGCTCGCGCGCCATCGAAAAATTGCGTTCCGGCACCATCGACCTCGTGGCAGGCCAGACGGATCTTGTGATGGCGGGTCGCATC
Coding sequences within:
- the cydD gene encoding thiol reductant ABC exporter subunit CydD; amino-acid sequence: MPTTSLSLPRFILPRAASLAQGGAALLWLPQAALLAWAVQAMQDGAPWRAALLPAVGVLLLGVLRAGCEAWGARRMYAAARAHLSTLREQVAQALAQRSPLDRQRAQSGQAASVIAEQAEAIVPYLVRYKPARWKVMLVPLVILAVVTPLSWIAALILLIAAPLIPVFMALVGMGAQAASRAQMVEMGSMNAFLLDRLRGLATLRALDAVDATAERLDASSQSVRRRTMVVLRIAFLSSAVLELFSALGVAMVAAFIGFSLLGSINFGTWGRELSLGQGLFILLLAPAFFEPLRELAAVWHDKAAGEAGLAGLHDLAADGVPLPGFGVEVAAVSSAAMAVAAAPAVELRQLRFAHPGEAPVFDGFDLTVRAGEHMALLGASGAGKTTLLSLLAGLLPASGGDIRIGGVRLTDSTVNTLRQRMAWMGQRPHVFAASVSQNVTLGRVGANAAQVTQALHLADLAKVAQAHPAVMLSDGGQGLSGGEAVRLALARVALHPHADLLLVDEPTAHLDSETAARVTDALLALAKGKTMIVATHDPVLAGRLQRTVQVDAHAQVQELRA
- a CDS encoding GbsR/MarR family transcriptional regulator translates to MTPLILTFVSHFGEMGSRWGFNRTVGQVYALLFVAEHPLHADEIAEHLSFSRSNVSIGLKELQGWGLIRQSRIPGDRREYFSSLGDVWQIFRVVAAERRRREVAPTLTVLREALLAPATEPVDQYAQERMREMYELVDLANTWFDDLQRLSPESMAQLMKMGAKVQKLLNAKDRLFGVSNNND
- the glmM gene encoding phosphoglucosamine mutase, coding for MTRKYFGTDGIRGLVGTAPITPDFVMRLGYAAGKVLAKSQGGKARPTVLIGKDTRISGYMLEAALEAGLSAAGVDVMLAGPMPTPAIAYLTRALRLAAGVVISASHNPYHDNGIKFFSGQGTKLPDSVELEIEAALDEPMACVPSDKLGRAKRLDDAQGRYIEFCKSTFPNELDLRGLKIVVDCAHGAAYHIAPHVFHELGAEVIAIGNKPDGFNINAGFGATATKAMAEAVVEHGADLGIALDGDADRLIMCDATGRMYNGDELLYVMVKDRLATGPVAGAVGTLMTNMALEVLFKQQGIGFARAKVGDRYVLEVMKEKGWILGGEGSGHLLCLDRHTTGDGIVSALQVLSALKRSGQSLQQCLAELVLFPQTLINLRVAPGFDWQKNAAMVAEKELVEAELGDTGRVLIRASGTEPLIRVMVEAKDKEKAESMARRIADKVGA
- a CDS encoding PEP-CTERM sorting domain-containing protein, with amino-acid sequence MKSVKSIAIKASMLAAMTVLASAAQAATWVDVGPASGFVIDGSTVTYSPSPALQVKYYDDNLVPQSPSDIQGYINGVFGTSLGTAVSYCESATSGCTAGTTAGLSGGVNSYTSAAAYDYLAIHFGQGELVFHWAAPVAAGTTFTIEGLPKDLSNYRAFISAVPEPGTYAMLLAGLGLLGFMARRRQGK